A genomic stretch from Candidatus Nitrososphaera gargensis Ga9.2 includes:
- a CDS encoding helix-turn-helix domain-containing protein, which produces MKDNGSQENIHEIMAHAELDLQSIKRAIGETTLKESLISRDDNYHRKIDWNVAKRFLNIIYLHGPIRKTRLAMKTGVNSTTCTKYVTWLIEVDWIDVNDCDEFRLTQAGLAVSKRINSEDNA; this is translated from the coding sequence ATGAAGGACAACGGTTCTCAAGAAAATATTCACGAAATAATGGCTCATGCAGAACTAGATTTGCAATCGATCAAAAGGGCAATTGGCGAAACAACGCTAAAGGAAAGTCTTATCTCGCGTGACGATAACTATCACCGCAAAATCGACTGGAATGTTGCAAAAAGATTCCTGAATATCATCTACCTCCATGGGCCTATCAGAAAGACGCGCTTGGCCATGAAAACGGGAGTAAATTCTACTACCTGCACAAAGTATGTCACTTGGCTTATAGAAGTTGACTGGATCGATGTTAATGACTGTGATGAATTCAGATTGACTCAAGCCGGCCTAGCAGTATCCAAGCGGATTAATTCAGAAGACAATGCATGA
- a CDS encoding sialidase family protein: MEKEERSSVITRKLVLAFACMALLAFSLPSSLIKMDASGQNSTSSDQSANNTSTSSSEEQSADNSSSSSNSTNNNDTSTQNGEEQESQNATASSESVNNNSTDTSTQNEQSSEAAGHQSSSGNANVTSSNATSTATSSNSTNIESEQQSSTQNVTSTEIVSNITSTLIPMQNTTSLVTISGEQFVLADSKITRSFSYPLLEFNGEIAAELTVTLTWDTDGTTKVKDNRGYSYTISIPELQGAFSLWYNSTHVDQRVVGPELQYDVYWTAVEGGNGYVDRYKYTIAGTSINGSIISFVVDGGKYDKIDDDRLFVGQPASVDIDASTLDPALDWTPKGVRNDQTSATNEGRNDKEGGLELDWSDAIASGHNMVFDQSNSTLRIPVDKWFIIDPTVVATTAQTLSPPSNSAFEGERRLITTNNTNTDLTTVNAFYYDGSNIVYRTSTDMGHTWSASAVSTGSGVLAADTSRWSVITTTIDSTQYVSLLYWKPAGTNMEFYAKRGTVNSDGSISWSSPILLGYTWANSDVCGSGSACGGVTTAADVNGTIYAAFTWLSGGATDYSMQIMKSTDGGLNWSTSMNQMYPVSSSRPAMALATLNSTKMLFVYAKYESASLFYKVFDGSAWGSEQTQSSVGMTTNTFKQLSAMSNTTSAVYVAYTNVTSTAGGILKIAAFSEEGSFIASETADNTLRHYLPDILRGSNDDIIINSLADGKVYNTRKANGVWEPPFDPYGTTFDSPNQLTATNFHMGEPGALWIEGTSSPYNIVFGHMHHGVVGKSSAQTSPQLSDYYEGERRVFSSKGGTKYAFFYDGSNIVYTKSYDSGHTWKGTSTSTGSGVLASDSFRWTIATTMVSGT; the protein is encoded by the coding sequence ATGGAAAAAGAAGAAAGGTCGAGTGTAATTACACGAAAGTTAGTTCTTGCATTTGCATGCATGGCTTTGTTAGCATTTTCTCTACCTTCAAGCTTAATTAAGATGGATGCTTCTGGTCAGAATTCTACATCTTCTGATCAATCTGCAAATAATACTTCTACAAGCAGTTCTGAAGAACAATCAGCAGATAACAGTTCATCTTCTAGTAATTCAACGAACAATAACGATACCTCGACTCAGAATGGTGAAGAACAGGAATCACAGAATGCCACTGCATCATCTGAAAGTGTCAACAATAATTCTACTGACACGTCAACCCAGAATGAACAATCATCAGAAGCTGCAGGTCATCAGTCATCATCTGGAAATGCTAATGTTACATCAAGCAATGCTACTTCTACAGCCACATCTTCTAACAGTACAAATATCGAAAGTGAGCAGCAATCATCAACTCAGAATGTAACTTCAACAGAAATAGTGTCTAATATTACATCTACATTGATACCAATGCAAAATACTACTTCATTAGTAACTATCTCCGGCGAGCAATTTGTACTGGCTGATAGCAAAATAACTAGATCATTTTCCTACCCACTGTTAGAATTCAATGGAGAGATTGCAGCAGAACTTACCGTTACTTTGACATGGGACACTGATGGCACTACCAAAGTTAAAGATAACAGGGGATATAGCTATACCATTAGCATTCCTGAATTACAGGGTGCTTTCTCGCTATGGTACAACAGCACCCACGTAGACCAAAGAGTAGTAGGACCAGAATTGCAGTATGACGTTTATTGGACTGCGGTAGAAGGTGGAAATGGATACGTTGACAGATACAAGTACACGATTGCGGGAACCAGTATTAATGGAAGCATAATTTCATTTGTAGTTGACGGTGGAAAGTATGACAAAATAGATGATGATAGATTATTTGTTGGACAGCCAGCTTCTGTTGATATTGATGCATCAACTTTAGACCCTGCATTGGATTGGACTCCGAAAGGTGTCAGGAATGATCAGACTTCTGCAACAAATGAGGGAAGAAATGATAAAGAAGGCGGATTAGAACTCGACTGGTCTGATGCAATCGCGTCAGGCCATAATATGGTCTTTGATCAATCAAATTCTACGCTTAGAATACCAGTCGATAAGTGGTTTATAATAGATCCAACAGTTGTAGCTACCACAGCACAAACATTGTCCCCACCCTCGAATTCGGCTTTTGAGGGTGAAAGAAGGTTAATAACTACCAACAATACGAACACTGACCTCACTACTGTAAATGCATTCTACTATGATGGTTCGAACATTGTCTACCGGACCTCTACGGACATGGGTCACACATGGAGCGCTTCTGCTGTCTCTACAGGGTCTGGCGTTCTGGCAGCTGACACGTCAAGGTGGTCGGTAATAACAACTACGATAGATAGCACGCAGTATGTTTCCCTACTATATTGGAAACCTGCTGGAACAAACATGGAGTTCTATGCAAAGCGTGGTACCGTAAACAGCGACGGCAGCATATCTTGGAGCAGCCCAATATTGCTAGGATATACTTGGGCTAACTCTGATGTATGTGGAAGTGGTAGCGCGTGTGGTGGTGTGACTACAGCTGCAGATGTTAATGGCACTATTTATGCTGCCTTTACTTGGCTTTCTGGCGGTGCCACCGATTATTCCATGCAGATAATGAAATCGACCGATGGAGGATTGAATTGGTCCACTTCAATGAACCAAATGTATCCTGTCAGTAGCTCAAGACCTGCAATGGCACTAGCAACTCTTAATTCAACGAAGATGTTGTTTGTTTATGCCAAGTATGAGAGTGCGAGCCTCTTTTACAAGGTCTTTGATGGCAGCGCATGGGGATCCGAACAAACCCAATCTAGCGTGGGTATGACCACAAACACATTCAAGCAGCTTTCCGCCATGAGCAACACTACATCGGCCGTTTATGTAGCATATACGAATGTGACTAGCACTGCAGGCGGTATCCTGAAAATAGCGGCATTTTCGGAAGAAGGGAGCTTTATCGCCAGTGAGACAGCAGATAATACTCTTAGACATTACTTGCCTGATATTCTGCGAGGTTCTAACGATGACATAATCATAAACTCATTAGCAGATGGGAAAGTATACAATACACGGAAAGCTAATGGAGTTTGGGAACCACCATTTGACCCGTATGGCACAACATTCGATTCACCAAATCAACTTACAGCTACTAATTTCCACATGGGAGAACCGGGAGCCCTCTGGATTGAGGGTACCTCTTCGCCATATAATATTGTGTTTGGGCACATGCATCATGGCGTAGTAGGTAAGAGTAGTGCACAGACGTCGCCGCAGTTATCGGACTATTATGAAGGTGAAAGGAGGGTCTTTAGTTCAAAGGGTGGGACAAAATACGCCTTCTTCTATGATGGTTCGAATATAGTCTATACGAAATCGTATGATAGCGGACACACATGGAAAGGAACATCCACTTCTACCGGGTCAGGCGTGCTAGCAAGCGACAGCTTTAGGTGGACTATAGCGACTACCATGGTATCTGGTACCTAG
- a CDS encoding MJ0042-type zinc finger domain-containing protein: protein MKFCKACSLYFFITENQDGKKVRCTRCFGLID from the coding sequence GTGAAATTCTGCAAGGCTTGTAGCCTTTATTTTTTCATAACTGAAAATCAGGATGGCAAAAAAGTGCGCTGTACCCGGTGCTTTGGATTGATAGACTGA
- a CDS encoding response regulator, translating into MVDDEQDVLTVFKKALGSKGYEVDAFNDPTKALIDFAPGRYDIVITDVKMP; encoded by the coding sequence TTGGTAGATGATGAACAAGATGTATTGACTGTTTTCAAGAAAGCACTAGGATCGAAAGGCTACGAGGTGGATGCTTTCAACGATCCAACAAAGGCGCTGATTGACTTCGCGCCCGGCCGCTATGATATTGTGATTACAGATGTAAAGATGCCTTAG
- a CDS encoding cupredoxin domain-containing protein, producing the protein MTGFAGAQVNVTSNATTVDNTTSTASTGNATGTNQTGGGEGTTTAAADDTFRARGTINDFISSAMSDNATAANATSDGYILGGRWRVDVIGGEVRQVQANISMAKPDGSDFHMHLIDNFTAGGGANETTTANATGANMTGGGGDSGMDNATAGNMTEGNETTTTLPQVMTGGNNTTGDNATTRVGNATTPGNETTTAQVTLSEDGTFEISGTATIYTNNDPQWENVPITIKNTGRVLTINVDHEMTDNHFMGLPIYGFVTGLIGGDNRSVLPPLEGVEPSPTTPAPTIPNATTPTGNATAPTGNETSGNQTTEGPAPSPTTNETTGGGGGQTIAVSITPGSSSKTTDSFDPNPVEASVGDTVTWTNDDSTPHTVTSGSNGQPDGRFDSSPNLNPLMNPGQTFSHTFEEAGEYPYYCALHPNMVGTVNVS; encoded by the coding sequence GTGACCGGATTTGCTGGGGCGCAGGTAAATGTCACCTCTAACGCTACAACTGTAGACAACACTACCTCTACGGCTTCGACAGGGAATGCCACCGGCACCAATCAAACAGGGGGCGGAGAAGGAACAACTACCGCAGCCGCTGATGATACGTTCAGAGCCAGAGGGACAATAAATGATTTCATATCAAGTGCTATGTCTGATAATGCTACTGCTGCCAATGCCACTTCAGACGGATACATTCTGGGTGGCAGATGGAGGGTAGATGTCATAGGTGGGGAAGTAAGGCAGGTTCAAGCCAATATATCGATGGCGAAACCTGACGGGAGCGATTTCCACATGCATCTGATAGATAACTTTACTGCTGGGGGAGGAGCCAATGAAACTACAACTGCCAATGCCACTGGAGCCAACATGACTGGTGGCGGAGGCGACAGCGGGATGGACAATGCGACTGCTGGAAATATGACAGAAGGCAATGAAACCACAACAACATTGCCACAGGTCATGACTGGAGGCAACAATACTACCGGTGACAATGCAACTACGCGGGTTGGCAACGCCACGACACCGGGCAACGAGACTACAACTGCCCAAGTCACTCTCTCCGAGGATGGCACTTTTGAAATCTCTGGTACAGCGACCATATACACGAACAACGATCCGCAGTGGGAAAACGTTCCAATCACAATCAAAAACACCGGTCGAGTCCTGACCATTAATGTAGATCATGAAATGACGGACAATCACTTCATGGGTCTCCCGATCTACGGGTTTGTCACTGGGTTAATTGGAGGGGACAACAGGTCAGTCCTGCCTCCGCTTGAGGGGGTAGAACCGTCGCCTACAACTCCTGCTCCCACAATACCCAATGCCACAACCCCGACTGGCAATGCAACTGCACCCACTGGCAATGAGACTAGTGGAAACCAAACTACAGAAGGTCCAGCACCAAGCCCGACGACCAATGAAACTACCGGCGGTGGTGGCGGTCAAACTATTGCAGTGTCGATAACTCCGGGTTCGTCCAGCAAGACGACCGATTCATTCGATCCAAATCCGGTTGAAGCCAGTGTCGGCGACACTGTAACTTGGACCAATGACGACTCGACACCGCACACTGTGACATCAGGTTCCAACGGGCAGCCTGACGGCAGGTTCGACTCATCGCCCAACCTCAACCCGCTAATGAATCCGGGGCAGACATTCAGCCACACGTTTGAAGAGGCAGGAGAATATCCTTACTACTGCGCACTTCATCCAAACATGGTGGGAACAGTCAACGTAAGCTGA
- a CDS encoding MFS transporter: MFKLNEYLSIQPSIVALSLVSLVVMMGASMVTPSLTLYAQQDLGANEFLVGAVIAGFAIGRLVFDIPSGVLADRLGLNRTMILGLGVLVSSSVLAGFAPNYWVLLSARVFEGIGSSIYVGAAIAFVLLSSEASKRGTNIGSYQSMLMLGPIMGPIVGAPIAAFFGYNAPYLAFAAVIAVALAIVAALAYSGRLDVARPVLGHESGGSRKADMTVYLNTAAIATFGFAFLRSGIYTTGMPLFAYGSLSLSVFDVGIMLTMASIANLVSSFFSGKLTQMYGMQKPLFAAILSAAILVAIMPLSTSMLLLLAIVTLIGVTSGFFGQSIVWAAEQIEEKVKKKSVADAGRALGVHSHVTRGIGFNRMIGDLGLVLGPLFIGYFISAFTGNPLLWFVSFGLTGVVLGIVSFLILGTKVKCNIPRR, encoded by the coding sequence ATGTTCAAGTTAAATGAATACCTCAGTATCCAGCCAAGCATAGTGGCGCTTTCGCTAGTCTCACTTGTAGTCATGATGGGCGCCAGCATGGTCACTCCGTCGCTGACGCTTTATGCGCAGCAGGATCTTGGAGCCAATGAGTTCTTGGTAGGCGCGGTGATTGCAGGTTTTGCCATTGGCCGGCTCGTATTTGATATCCCATCGGGAGTCTTGGCAGACAGGCTTGGCTTGAACAGGACAATGATCCTTGGTCTCGGAGTACTTGTCAGCTCGTCGGTGCTGGCTGGCTTTGCACCAAACTATTGGGTGCTGCTGTCTGCAAGGGTGTTTGAAGGTATTGGGTCGTCGATCTATGTCGGGGCGGCCATCGCATTTGTCCTCCTGTCATCAGAAGCATCCAAGCGCGGAACAAACATTGGAAGCTATCAATCGATGTTGATGTTGGGTCCCATCATGGGCCCGATAGTCGGGGCCCCGATTGCCGCGTTTTTTGGATACAACGCGCCATATCTTGCGTTTGCGGCAGTAATAGCGGTGGCCCTTGCGATAGTCGCCGCGCTCGCTTACTCTGGCAGGCTCGACGTGGCAAGGCCTGTTTTGGGTCATGAGAGCGGCGGCAGCCGCAAAGCAGACATGACAGTCTATCTCAACACCGCTGCAATAGCCACCTTTGGCTTTGCGTTCCTGCGCTCAGGCATTTATACCACGGGCATGCCGCTTTTTGCTTATGGCAGCCTTTCGCTGTCAGTGTTCGACGTTGGCATAATGCTTACAATGGCGTCGATTGCGAATCTGGTCAGCTCGTTCTTCTCTGGCAAGCTTACGCAGATGTACGGGATGCAAAAGCCGTTGTTTGCTGCAATCCTGTCTGCTGCGATACTGGTTGCCATCATGCCGCTGTCCACGTCTATGCTCTTGCTGCTTGCCATCGTCACTCTGATAGGCGTTACGTCAGGCTTTTTCGGCCAATCCATAGTCTGGGCGGCAGAGCAGATAGAAGAGAAGGTGAAGAAGAAAAGCGTAGCAGATGCCGGCCGGGCGCTCGGTGTTCACTCGCATGTTACGCGTGGGATAGGATTCAATAGGATGATAGGCGACTTGGGGCTAGTACTTGGGCCGCTCTTTATAGGCTACTTTATCTCGGCTTTTACTGGGAACCCGCTGCTGTGGTTCGTCTCGTTTGGCCTCACTGGTGTGGTGCTTGGCATAGTTTCATTTCTGATTCTGGGCACAAAAGTCAAGTGCAATATTCCGCGGCGCTAA
- a CDS encoding class I SAM-dependent methyltransferase — protein sequence MAAQTDLCSLVGDIAELGSAKRLVDVGSGFSAPAAQWRSSHGSLDISCVNINFQQLLSAMKAEEKMSLLNATSTALPLSDESADRIVALESAQHFRLLEKFISKSRKVLKPNGLLIIVMPVVTQAKPFFKLGILA from the coding sequence ATGGCAGCACAGACTGACCTGTGCTCCCTTGTAGGAGACATTGCCGAGCTTGGCTCTGCAAAAAGGCTGGTGGACGTTGGAAGTGGGTTCTCCGCGCCTGCAGCACAGTGGAGGTCTTCCCATGGTTCTCTGGACATCAGTTGTGTTAATATAAATTTCCAGCAGTTGTTGTCTGCAATGAAGGCAGAGGAGAAGATGTCGCTGCTAAACGCGACATCTACCGCGCTGCCGCTTTCTGACGAATCTGCAGACAGGATAGTCGCGCTTGAGTCTGCGCAGCACTTCAGGCTGCTAGAGAAATTCATCAGCAAATCCAGAAAGGTGCTCAAACCTAATGGCCTTCTTATTATCGTAATGCCTGTGGTGACACAGGCAAAGCCTTTCTTCAAGCTCGGGATACTTGCATAG
- a CDS encoding cysteine hydrolase family protein → MQENNGRTHRAGRRAAAVTIKGYELKPTLIVIDTQNGFVSDGGSYDKLGINRSHYKKALPNIIRLVNICRKIGTPIVFTIAVREPSGVDLLTKTHKILPLPREERIEEIPICIKGTWDADIVAELKPDNKEYVITKRRDSAFYGTKLEDLLRKLQVDSVIFCGFDTSMCVETSLRDAFNLGFDVMVVSDATASMNPKRYECTLDDVRSFYGLVVDTNELATELS, encoded by the coding sequence TTGCAAGAAAACAACGGAAGAACACACAGAGCAGGCAGACGAGCAGCGGCTGTTACAATAAAAGGATATGAGCTTAAACCAACACTGATAGTAATAGATACTCAGAATGGATTTGTTAGCGATGGAGGCTCGTACGACAAGCTAGGCATCAATAGGTCTCACTACAAAAAGGCGCTGCCAAACATCATCAGGCTTGTCAATATTTGCAGGAAAATTGGCACTCCAATTGTCTTTACAATAGCCGTAAGGGAACCTTCAGGGGTCGATCTGCTGACAAAGACCCACAAGATCCTTCCCCTGCCGCGTGAAGAAAGGATTGAAGAGATACCTATCTGCATCAAAGGGACATGGGACGCGGACATCGTGGCAGAGCTCAAGCCAGACAACAAAGAATACGTGATAACAAAGAGGCGCGATTCTGCATTCTACGGCACAAAGCTTGAAGACCTGCTGAGAAAGCTGCAGGTTGACTCAGTGATATTTTGCGGGTTTGACACATCTATGTGCGTAGAGACGTCATTGAGGGACGCCTTTAACCTTGGATTTGACGTCATGGTCGTGTCAGATGCCACTGCATCCATGAACCCAAAGCGCTACGAGTGCACACTGGACGACGTAAGGAGCTTTTATGGGCTTGTGGTGGATACCAACGAGCTGGCCACCGAGCTGTCCTAG
- a CDS encoding arsenic resistance protein, which produces MELLRNGKLSAALTKLKGEDIVLFIAIAASMATGVLLPSFGIIFEPYLLIWLGLLLFLNLIRLNLQDLASTFKKPVQLVILSMVKLVALPLTMYFIAKLVYEPLAVPVLLLSGISTGLGAPFVINAVEKSKKLPLVVGMVIVTSLGVPFALPSIVYLLLGGNSEFEIPIFNMVFLLSVALFIPIIAGWFAKKKWSSIAQRVDKKSFPVSIVLISLMNLGVFANFSSFFFKDLSFVFVNIAAAFALFAAYAAIGYVAGNIKYQGKIITMERSRDLGISGLIVMTYVNNILVVVFASQFFSIDVAALAAFYNLPYYGLILLLKIIAK; this is translated from the coding sequence GTGGAATTATTACGCAATGGCAAGCTGTCTGCGGCCTTGACCAAGTTAAAAGGCGAAGACATCGTGCTTTTCATCGCCATTGCAGCTTCAATGGCCACGGGTGTCCTACTGCCTTCTTTTGGCATCATTTTTGAGCCATACCTGCTTATCTGGCTGGGGCTCCTTTTGTTCTTGAACCTCATCCGGCTGAACCTTCAAGATCTAGCCTCTACCTTCAAAAAGCCGGTACAGCTGGTGATTTTGTCAATGGTCAAGCTGGTTGCACTCCCGCTGACAATGTATTTTATAGCAAAGCTGGTCTATGAGCCGCTTGCCGTCCCAGTATTGCTCCTTTCAGGGATTTCCACGGGGCTAGGGGCACCGTTTGTAATCAACGCTGTTGAAAAGAGCAAGAAATTGCCTCTTGTCGTTGGAATGGTCATCGTAACTTCCCTTGGAGTTCCATTCGCACTTCCTTCCATCGTGTACCTCTTGCTTGGAGGCAATTCAGAGTTTGAAATACCGATTTTCAACATGGTTTTTCTGCTTTCTGTAGCTCTGTTTATCCCGATCATTGCCGGCTGGTTTGCAAAGAAAAAATGGTCGTCAATTGCGCAGCGAGTTGACAAAAAATCCTTTCCTGTTTCCATAGTCCTCATATCCCTGATGAACTTGGGAGTGTTTGCAAACTTTTCGAGTTTTTTCTTCAAAGATCTCAGCTTTGTGTTTGTCAATATTGCGGCAGCATTTGCCCTGTTTGCAGCATATGCCGCAATTGGTTATGTTGCGGGCAACATCAAATACCAAGGCAAGATCATCACTATGGAAAGAAGCAGGGATCTTGGAATATCTGGGCTGATAGTAATGACCTATGTGAACAACATTCTTGTAGTCGTCTTTGCTTCACAATTTTTTAGCATAGATGTTGCCGCACTTGCAGCATTTTACAACCTGCCATACTATGGACTGATATTGCTGCTCAAGATAATAGCTAAATGA
- a CDS encoding glycosyltransferase, with product MRTTEYSIDARTERTVGDKVAVIFCTKNSAATIQNAIKAIKNSNYDLDSIIVVDGFSNDKTVEKAKQGGATNVITQPEKKFPGKGIAMKAGIEESRKAGADVALFLDSDIKNLSGQWVDALVDPILEEGYDMTRGFYERAPRDAAVTKLVARPMLSVFFPELSHFEQPLSGEVCARMQVWEDLLNRDAKPPDGWGIDVWFFVEAAMSGHKLREVYLGRKEHTSFDGYKEDIGKLHKMSEQVLFTILNEAVKYDRFEQHYNRVSL from the coding sequence ATGAGGACCACGGAATATTCGATAGACGCAAGAACTGAACGCACAGTCGGTGACAAGGTGGCGGTTATTTTTTGTACAAAAAACTCAGCAGCTACCATTCAAAATGCGATAAAGGCGATAAAGAACAGCAATTATGACCTTGATTCGATAATTGTTGTTGACGGTTTCTCAAATGACAAGACCGTGGAGAAGGCAAAGCAGGGTGGAGCGACAAACGTCATCACCCAGCCAGAAAAAAAATTTCCAGGCAAAGGGATTGCCATGAAGGCAGGAATAGAGGAATCAAGAAAAGCAGGCGCGGACGTTGCGTTATTTCTTGATTCTGATATAAAGAACCTATCAGGCCAGTGGGTGGATGCGCTAGTTGATCCGATACTGGAAGAAGGATATGACATGACAAGGGGTTTCTATGAGAGGGCGCCAAGGGACGCAGCCGTTACAAAACTGGTTGCAAGGCCGATGCTCTCTGTGTTCTTTCCAGAGCTCTCGCATTTCGAGCAGCCATTAAGCGGCGAGGTGTGCGCCCGCATGCAAGTCTGGGAGGATCTGCTCAATAGAGATGCGAAACCTCCCGATGGGTGGGGAATCGATGTATGGTTTTTCGTAGAAGCGGCGATGTCAGGCCACAAATTAAGGGAGGTATATCTGGGCAGAAAAGAGCACACCTCTTTTGACGGGTACAAGGAAGACATTGGCAAGCTACACAAGATGTCAGAGCAGGTGCTATTCACAATATTGAATGAGGCAGTGAAATATGACAGGTTTGAGCAGCACTACAACAGGGTAAGCCTGTGA
- a CDS encoding glycosyltransferase, whose translation MRVKVVHDDINAGGGSERLAIITIGLLAEMGFKVDLASFKKPDIKQLKRDFGDIVDSVDINPVHLDLFSMIGLTNAIDNPSRVSTESKKGSQDTYGNDSDYNLIINTHGDLLPYYNRSKASDGDKKRIITYCHFPIVPQLIQENHDKSYMRFIRKWVGTEGLEEEDLQQRMLENILKTYDSMMRNTTVITNSNFSKKAIEERYGSAVKPIVVYPPVDVEKFRNIALHSSKRENMILVISRFSPDKQLENVIEVCKILIKDLKVNARIVLVGNIGAGDEKYLEKLKQSIRDYDLESKIRVEVDASFDRLLELMQKSKVYLHPLAGEPFGISIVEAMSAGLIPVVPNEGGYTEFVPEYYQFRTHRQAADIIGKILIASDNDMQAERSQLSESVLKFSNESYKAGLRKVIESLLPSRASLTT comes from the coding sequence ATGCGAGTCAAAGTTGTTCATGATGACATAAACGCAGGCGGAGGAAGCGAGCGGCTGGCAATAATAACAATTGGCTTGCTTGCCGAAATGGGTTTCAAAGTAGATCTTGCGTCATTCAAAAAGCCAGACATTAAGCAGCTGAAGAGAGATTTTGGAGACATTGTCGATTCTGTCGACATTAACCCGGTACATCTTGACCTCTTCTCAATGATAGGTCTGACAAATGCTATCGACAATCCTTCAAGAGTCTCGACTGAAAGCAAAAAAGGATCGCAGGACACATATGGCAATGACAGCGATTATAACTTGATAATCAACACTCATGGCGATCTGCTACCATACTATAATCGATCGAAAGCTTCTGACGGGGACAAGAAAAGGATCATCACTTATTGCCACTTTCCAATCGTTCCCCAATTGATACAGGAAAACCATGATAAGAGCTACATGCGGTTTATCAGGAAATGGGTTGGTACAGAAGGCTTAGAAGAAGAGGATTTGCAACAAAGGATGCTTGAAAACATTTTGAAAACTTATGATTCGATGATGAGAAATACAACCGTCATTACAAACTCTAACTTTAGCAAAAAGGCCATTGAGGAACGCTACGGCTCGGCAGTAAAACCTATTGTAGTATATCCACCTGTCGACGTAGAAAAGTTTCGCAATATTGCCCTTCACTCCAGCAAAAGGGAGAATATGATCCTTGTTATCTCCAGATTCAGTCCGGACAAGCAGCTTGAAAATGTGATAGAGGTATGCAAGATCTTGATAAAGGATCTGAAGGTGAATGCAAGGATAGTCCTTGTTGGAAATATTGGAGCCGGCGACGAGAAATATCTTGAAAAATTAAAGCAATCAATACGTGACTATGATTTGGAGAGCAAGATTCGCGTAGAAGTTGATGCCAGCTTTGATCGATTGCTAGAACTGATGCAAAAGTCCAAAGTATACCTACATCCACTTGCAGGAGAGCCCTTTGGCATATCCATCGTTGAGGCAATGAGCGCAGGTCTGATCCCAGTTGTCCCTAATGAAGGCGGATACACAGAATTTGTGCCAGAATACTACCAGTTCCGTACGCACCGGCAGGCCGCCGACATTATCGGCAAAATATTGATAGCATCTGATAACGACATGCAAGCAGAAAGATCCCAGCTCAGCGAATCAGTCTTGAAATTTTCAAACGAGAGTTACAAGGCGGGCTTGCGGAAGGTAATCGAATCGCTCTTACCATCTAGAGCGTCGCTCACTACTTGA